The following are encoded together in the Malaya genurostris strain Urasoe2022 chromosome 3, Malgen_1.1, whole genome shotgun sequence genome:
- the LOC131437391 gene encoding zinc finger protein 235-like — protein MNYEYLQKHLNIFAHRSICRLCLSTNENMEDLFSNNEDNRLIDTIAECTSIKMIPSENIISSICLTCKLKLSEWYEFREQCIRSETIFQSKVIKMETIEVVPDIFTLHSEDENEDSPFENSTQQTGWTFASVVDESFVIKSEPEGSEDSLSEKNTENSFEKQRKESLAPPMNIDLKSLVVIIKDKKHWKCPHCEKCFSQSGNLKAHINTHTGYKPYTCHLCKRSFAQKSNLNYHMKASHDPQRPFKCNACDRSFPSMDQMVVHLRNKHENLDAQDRQMPLKRHRCPFCGKGFSQSYNLKLHVNIHTGERPYKCNMCPKTFTQRSNLNVHVNKSHRTAVDPNREKQEPVIQ, from the exons ATGAACTACGAGTATTTGCAGAAACATTT AAATATTTTCGCACACCGTTCCATCTGCCGGCTTTGTCTGAGCACCAACGAAAATATGGAAGATTTGTTTAGTAACAACGAAGATAATCGACTGATTGACACGATTGCTGAGTGCACTTCGATAAAG ATGATTCCATCGGAAAATATAATTTCATCAATTTGCCTAACTTGCAAACTAAAATTATCCGAATGGTATGAATTTCGCGAACAATGTATTCGCAGCGAAACTATTTTTCAGAGCAAAGTGATAAAGATGGAAACCATTGAAGTTGTACCTGATATATTTACTCTACATAGTGAAGATGAAAACGAAGACAGCCCATTCGAAAACTCTACCCAACAAACTGGATGGACGTTTGCAAGCGTTGTAGACGAATCATTTGTAATAAAATCGGAACCAGAGGGTTCCGAAGACAGTTTGTCCGAGAAAAATACCGAGAATAGTTTTGAGAAACAAAGAAAAGAGTCTCTTGCACCTCCAATGAATATCGACCTCAAATCGTTAGTTGTTATAATAAAAGATAAAAAGCACTGGAAATGTCCTCATTGCGAGAAATGTTTTAGCCAATCAGGAAACTTAAAAGCTCATATAAATACTCACACCGGTTATAAACCCTACACGTGTCACCTTTGCAAACGTTCATTTGCCCAGAAAAGTAACCTCAACTATCACATGAAGGCATCTCATGATCCCCAACGTCCATTTAAATGCAACGCTTGCGATCGGTCCTTCCCATCGATGGATCAAATGGTCGTACATTTGAGAAACAAACATGAAAATCTAGATGCACAAGATCGTCAAATGCCGCTAAAAAGGCACCGATGTCCTTTTTGTGGGAAAGGTTTCTCTCAAAGTTACAATCTGAAGCTACATGTCAATATACACACAGGCGAACGCCCTTACAAATGTAACATGTGTCCAAAAACATTCACTCAGCGAAGCAATTTGAACGTTCACGTCAACAAGAGCCACCGGACTGCAGTCGACCCGAACAGAGAAAAACAAGAGCCAGTcattcaatga